Proteins co-encoded in one Methylomonas albis genomic window:
- a CDS encoding IS3 family transposase (programmed frameshift), translating into MKTSRFSDSQILAILKQAEAGTPVPEICREHGVSSATFYKWRSKYGGMDASLMARLKELEDENRRLKKMYAEERLKAEIIKEALEKKGLTPSCLREMAQPLIQAKRASLLLVCAALGISPSGYRYRSKRSTENAEIADWLLRLTATHRTWGFGLCFLYLRNVKGFRWNHKRVYRIYRDLALNLRIKPKKRLVRETPQPLTVPDHINAVWTMDFMHDQLADGRAFRLLNVIDDFNREGLGIEVDFSLPAVRVTRTLDRIIEWRGKPDAIRCDNGPEYISETLKTWAEQQGIQINYIQPGNPQQNAYVERYNRTVRYEWLAQYLFESIGQVQDFAEHWLWIYNHERPNMAIGGITPKQKSALAA; encoded by the exons ATGAAGACCTCACGATTTAGTGACAGCCAGATTCTGGCGATATTGAAGCAAGCGGAAGCCGGCACGCCCGTACCGGAGATCTGTCGTGAACACGGCGTTAGCTCTGCCACGTTTTACAAATGGCGCTCCAAATATGGCGGCATGGATGCGTCCCTGATGGCTCGCCTAAAAGAGTTGGAAGACGAAAACCGGCGGCTGAAGAAAATGTATGCCGAAGAACGGCTGAAGGCCGAAATCATCAAGGAAGCCCTGGAAAAAAAGG GCCTAACGCCATCTTGCCTCCGCGAGATGGCGCAACCCCTGATTCAGGCCAAGCGGGCCAGTCTTCTGTTGGTGTGTGCGGCTTTAGGCATCAGCCCGAGCGGTTATCGCTATCGGTCAAAGCGCTCGACTGAAAACGCCGAAATTGCCGACTGGCTGCTACGCCTGACCGCCACGCACCGTACCTGGGGATTTGGATTATGTTTTTTATATTTGCGCAACGTGAAAGGCTTTCGTTGGAATCACAAACGGGTCTATCGGATTTACCGGGACCTGGCACTCAACCTGCGCATCAAGCCCAAGAAGCGCTTGGTACGGGAAACCCCGCAACCCTTGACGGTCCCGGATCACATCAATGCCGTGTGGACGATGGATTTCATGCATGATCAACTGGCTGACGGGCGGGCTTTCCGTTTGCTCAACGTCATTGATGACTTTAATCGGGAAGGTTTAGGCATTGAAGTGGATTTCTCGTTACCGGCTGTGCGGGTCACCCGCACATTGGATCGCATCATCGAGTGGCGGGGAAAGCCTGACGCCATTCGCTGTGACAATGGACCGGAATATATCAGCGAGACTCTAAAAACCTGGGCCGAGCAACAGGGTATCCAGATTAACTATATCCAACCGGGCAACCCGCAACAGAATGCCTACGTTGAACGTTACAACCGAACGGTGCGTTACGAATGGCTTGCCCAATACCTATTTGAATCGATCGGGCAGGTTCAAGATTTTGCGGAGCACTGGTTATGGATCTACAATCATGAACGGCCCAACATGGCTATTGGCGGCATCACTCCAAAACAAAAGTCGGCACTCGCCGCTTAA
- a CDS encoding Y-family DNA polymerase, with amino-acid sequence MSARVMSILETFSPTVEVYSIDEAFLDFTDLYPCIQDPMAYGKQIKQTVQSYVGIPVCVGMGPTKTLAKLANFAAKKWKQTGGVLNLSDPIRREKLMKIVPVDEIWGIGRQLSNQLNQLGIHTVWDLARQSPQKMQQRFSVVIARTVMELNGIGCHHLETIPPDKQQIVCSRSFSRKLTTLLELSPAMAEFACRATEKLRQQHSLTGCVTVFIRTNPFAEYEPQYQRAASQKLQNPSQDSRVITGIVQQLLKAICRPGYSYQKCGVQLSHIQPHTTPEQFELFANAESQESPELMQTLDQINRRFPKGIAIASTRIDQSWKPKTERLSQRYTTDWRELVAVYCR; translated from the coding sequence ATGTCGGCACGGGTGATGTCGATTTTGGAAACTTTTTCACCCACGGTAGAAGTGTATTCCATCGACGAAGCCTTTCTGGATTTCACCGATCTTTACCCCTGCATCCAAGACCCGATGGCTTACGGCAAGCAGATCAAACAAACCGTTCAGAGTTATGTCGGTATTCCGGTCTGCGTCGGCATGGGACCGACAAAGACGTTAGCTAAACTCGCCAACTTTGCGGCAAAAAAGTGGAAGCAAACCGGCGGCGTACTGAATCTGTCCGATCCCATCCGGCGCGAAAAGCTGATGAAGATCGTGCCAGTCGATGAAATCTGGGGCATCGGCCGCCAGCTATCCAATCAACTTAATCAACTGGGGATTCACACGGTTTGGGATTTAGCCCGGCAATCGCCGCAAAAAATGCAGCAACGTTTCAGCGTCGTCATAGCCCGAACCGTTATGGAACTCAATGGCATCGGCTGTCATCACTTGGAAACCATACCACCGGACAAGCAGCAAATCGTTTGTTCGCGTAGTTTCAGCCGAAAGCTGACTACGCTGCTGGAACTCAGTCCGGCAATGGCGGAATTCGCCTGTCGCGCTACTGAAAAACTCCGGCAACAACACTCGCTGACCGGTTGTGTGACGGTATTCATTCGTACGAATCCGTTTGCCGAATACGAACCGCAATACCAACGCGCAGCCAGTCAAAAGCTCCAAAATCCCAGCCAGGACAGCCGCGTCATCACCGGCATCGTGCAACAGTTGCTGAAAGCGATTTGCCGCCCCGGCTACAGCTATCAAAAATGCGGCGTGCAACTGAGCCACATCCAACCGCATACTACGCCGGAGCAATTCGAGTTATTCGCCAACGCAGAATCCCAAGAAAGCCCCGAATTGATGCAGACCCTGGACCAAATCAATCGCCGATTTCCGAAAGGGATTGCTATTGCCAGCACACGGATCGACCAAAGCTGGAAACCCAAGACAGAACGTCTGTCCCAGCGCTATACCACCGACTGGCGGGAGTTGGTTGCGGTTTACTGTCGATAA
- a CDS encoding DUF7706 family protein — MNTLTLELELTEQEALALAQFVKRIGWQEIRINAVDDDEAYRMRDAIAHVRSALSRQGFSPR, encoded by the coding sequence ATGAACACATTGACTCTCGAGCTTGAGCTCACCGAACAAGAAGCCTTGGCCTTAGCCCAATTCGTTAAACGCATTGGCTGGCAGGAAATTCGGATCAATGCCGTTGACGATGACGAAGCCTATCGCATGCGGGATGCCATTGCGCATGTTCGATCCGCTTTGTCCCGGCAAGGTTTCTCGCCCCGCTAA
- a CDS encoding DUF6876 family protein: MQQINPETTNPPRLDSTELRTALSQFTGTELWYRHSLNKRMLYTDGIRYFAKNGGEIGAYWLLDKTALEICPLLDRTNQAFDVVSVIVNLDHSADIIVTDGNEEPLLRLDINFTDLQNGEWRFYLIEDGDHRVMLLPSEY, from the coding sequence ATGCAACAAATCAACCCGGAAACGACCAATCCACCGCGTCTTGATTCAACGGAACTACGAACGGCATTAAGTCAATTCACCGGTACCGAACTGTGGTATCGGCATTCTTTGAACAAACGAATGTTGTATACCGATGGCATCCGGTATTTCGCCAAAAACGGCGGCGAAATAGGTGCGTATTGGCTGCTCGATAAAACAGCGCTGGAAATTTGCCCGCTATTGGATCGCACAAATCAGGCTTTCGATGTGGTTTCGGTGATAGTAAACCTCGACCATAGCGCTGACATCATCGTGACGGACGGCAATGAAGAGCCGCTGTTAAGGCTCGATATTAACTTTACCGACCTGCAAAACGGCGAATGGCGGTTTTATCTGATCGAAGATGGCGATCATCGCGTGATGTTATTGCCTAGCGAATATTAG
- a CDS encoding DUF932 domain-containing protein, with protein sequence MLASRFSTGQMIRSHLPLTDAQLRDVVPSIYADDAHASRSDRYTHIPTSVVLNALKKEGFQPFMAVQARVRDDTRHGFAKHMIRMRHASQIEMQDAVNEIILLNSHDGSSSYQMLAGSFRFVCQNGMVCGDQYNDIRVRHCGNVVDNVIEGAYEVLDNFELITASKADMSALQLSEAEQLAFAKAALPLRFNETDAQPAEQTVLRRRRSGDDRNDLWTTFNVVQENLIKGGLPRVNRQGRVSRTRQINGIDGDVRLNRALWTLAEAMKALKA encoded by the coding sequence ATGTTAGCTTCACGTTTTTCGACGGGTCAGATGATCCGTTCCCATTTACCGTTGACCGATGCGCAATTACGCGACGTGGTGCCATCGATTTACGCTGACGATGCGCATGCCTCGCGCTCTGATCGTTATACCCACATTCCGACTAGCGTGGTGTTAAACGCACTAAAGAAGGAAGGCTTCCAGCCGTTTATGGCGGTCCAGGCTCGAGTGCGAGACGATACTCGACATGGTTTTGCCAAACACATGATTCGGATGCGCCACGCCAGTCAAATAGAAATGCAGGATGCCGTTAACGAAATTATCTTGTTGAATTCGCATGACGGCTCGAGTTCATATCAAATGCTGGCCGGCAGTTTCCGGTTCGTGTGCCAAAACGGCATGGTCTGCGGCGATCAATACAACGACATCAGAGTCCGCCACTGCGGCAATGTGGTGGACAACGTCATCGAGGGGGCTTATGAAGTCCTCGATAACTTTGAGCTCATTACGGCCTCCAAAGCCGACATGTCGGCCTTGCAACTAAGCGAGGCCGAGCAATTGGCCTTTGCCAAAGCGGCATTGCCGTTACGTTTTAACGAAACGGATGCGCAACCGGCCGAGCAAACGGTGCTGCGGCGCAGGCGATCGGGCGATGACCGAAACGATCTATGGACGACCTTCAATGTAGTTCAGGAAAATTTGATCAAAGGCGGGCTTCCGCGCGTTAACCGCCAGGGCCGAGTCTCCAGAACTCGCCAGATCAACGGCATCGATGGCGACGTCCGTTTGAACAGGGCGCTTTGGACCTTGGCGGAAGCCATGAAAGCGCTGAAAGCCTAA
- a CDS encoding JAB domain-containing protein translates to MLFIQETDGDYRQATEADVLDAATKLFNGYFAKGTAITEPAKAADYLKLQLAQYEHEVFVCVFLNSQHQVLALDELFRGTLDGASVYPREVIKAVLQHNAAAMIVAHNHPSGISEPSQADRTITDKLKQVLGLIDVKLLDHFIIGESVYSFAENGLL, encoded by the coding sequence ATGTTATTCATTCAAGAAACCGATGGTGATTACCGTCAAGCCACCGAAGCCGATGTGCTGGATGCGGCCACCAAGCTATTCAATGGCTATTTTGCCAAAGGCACCGCCATTACCGAACCGGCCAAGGCAGCGGATTATCTGAAATTACAATTGGCACAGTACGAGCATGAAGTGTTTGTCTGCGTATTTTTAAACAGCCAACATCAAGTGTTAGCCCTCGACGAACTGTTCAGAGGCACGCTGGATGGCGCCAGTGTCTATCCGCGGGAAGTGATCAAAGCGGTATTACAGCACAATGCGGCCGCCATGATCGTGGCGCACAACCACCCGTCGGGAATATCCGAACCCAGTCAGGCGGATCGGACGATTACCGACAAATTGAAACAAGTGTTGGGGTTGATCGATGTCAAATTGCTCGACCACTTCATCATTGGTGAATCGGTTTATTCCTTTGCCGAAAACGGCTTGTTGTAA
- a CDS encoding STY4534 family ICE replication protein → MTTTPQTKYFDLHIHGIGYVNRIREVNVKRGENFWACDISALHGAEDDVQYTRFDCRVSGSEAQKLIKRMHKACQEEKKILIGFKLGDLYADTFTYESGVKQGETGVSLKARLLFIHWIKVDGVSVYTAPPKTEADNDVQSETQPLADPSPTGSNDRAQAAVH, encoded by the coding sequence ATGACTACAACCCCACAAACCAAATACTTCGACTTGCATATTCACGGCATCGGTTATGTCAATCGTATCCGGGAAGTGAACGTCAAACGCGGCGAAAACTTTTGGGCCTGCGATATCTCCGCCTTACACGGCGCCGAGGACGATGTGCAATATACCCGCTTCGATTGCCGGGTAAGCGGTTCGGAAGCCCAAAAACTTATCAAACGTATGCACAAAGCTTGTCAGGAAGAGAAAAAAATCCTGATCGGCTTCAAGTTGGGCGATCTGTATGCGGATACGTTTACTTACGAATCCGGTGTTAAACAGGGCGAAACCGGCGTTAGCCTGAAAGCCAGATTGTTATTCATTCATTGGATCAAAGTCGACGGTGTCAGTGTATACACTGCGCCGCCCAAAACTGAAGCGGACAACGATGTGCAGTCCGAAACCCAGCCGCTTGCCGATCCTAGTCCAACGGGATCTAACGATAGGGCACAGGCAGCCGTCCATTAA
- a CDS encoding DNA topoisomerase family protein codes for MSCKPTEFDCPSCKIRLVRRKNRYGYFWGCSNYPECQMILPDEESKPGKQRSTAKSTGETCPECGEGERVERTIRKGRRRGQTFIGCSRFPACTYTEYVGHQ; via the coding sequence ATGAGTTGTAAGCCGACTGAGTTTGATTGCCCAAGTTGTAAAATCCGTTTAGTTCGACGCAAGAATCGCTACGGCTATTTTTGGGGATGTTCCAATTATCCGGAATGCCAGATGATTTTGCCGGATGAGGAAAGTAAACCCGGAAAACAGCGGTCAACGGCGAAATCTACTGGTGAAACCTGTCCTGAATGCGGTGAAGGCGAGCGGGTAGAGCGCACCATACGTAAAGGGCGGCGACGTGGGCAAACATTTATCGGTTGTAGCCGTTTTCCGGCCTGCACGTATACCGAGTATGTCGGACATCAGTGA
- the xrtM gene encoding exosortase family protein XrtM, producing the protein MSNNTNFTGKSREWLTFTLFVGCYVLFDYAYFKIPVDLFSNVIYYHGVVTVCADVLNWLAPLEHVFAKQNHLLSAKANLEIVRGCDGAGVLFLVVSAVLVFPSGLKRKVLGLLLGTGLIYGLNLLRICVLYFVIAYQPSWFQLIHTYVAPTLMVIFGCFYFAWWAFGSTNRLHEPA; encoded by the coding sequence GTGAGTAACAACACGAATTTTACCGGCAAAAGTCGTGAATGGCTTACTTTCACGCTATTCGTAGGCTGCTACGTGCTTTTTGACTACGCTTACTTTAAGATTCCGGTCGACCTGTTTTCAAATGTCATCTATTACCATGGTGTAGTCACGGTCTGCGCGGATGTGCTTAACTGGCTGGCTCCGCTGGAACATGTTTTTGCCAAGCAAAATCATCTGCTTTCCGCCAAAGCCAACCTGGAGATCGTGCGCGGCTGCGACGGTGCCGGGGTGTTATTTTTGGTGGTGTCCGCCGTTTTGGTTTTTCCATCCGGATTAAAGCGGAAGGTGCTGGGTCTGCTACTGGGCACCGGCTTGATCTATGGCCTAAATCTCTTGCGCATTTGCGTGCTGTATTTCGTCATCGCTTACCAACCCAGTTGGTTTCAGCTAATTCATACCTATGTGGCACCGACACTGATGGTTATTTTTGGGTGTTTCTATTTTGCCTGGTGGGCATTTGGCTCGACAAATAGACTCCATGAGCCGGCGTGA
- the comJ gene encoding competence protein ComJ, translating into MSKLGLNIYLSYSQLCIFASSLAQPFNDWSERNYSQGFSWRPGSVSFRGLFADGDHKVNLFINEPIQKLGSECIRAFRVPFESFDGKIEIGSISDLSPLEIPAGKYSLQVEFLNDAEGGAPEINIRFNEGETDFEIIRADDDIELSNEFDLIARPAT; encoded by the coding sequence ATGTCCAAATTAGGATTAAACATTTATTTGTCATATTCCCAGCTATGTATATTTGCAAGCTCGCTAGCTCAACCATTCAATGACTGGAGTGAGCGAAACTATTCGCAGGGTTTTTCATGGAGACCCGGCAGCGTCTCGTTCCGCGGGTTGTTTGCTGATGGTGATCATAAAGTTAATTTATTTATCAACGAGCCAATTCAGAAGCTTGGCTCTGAATGTATTAGAGCATTTAGGGTGCCATTTGAAAGTTTTGATGGAAAAATTGAGATCGGAAGTATTTCAGACTTGTCTCCGCTAGAAATTCCAGCTGGGAAATATTCATTGCAAGTCGAGTTTCTTAATGATGCCGAAGGCGGTGCACCAGAAATTAATATTCGTTTCAATGAGGGGGAGACAGATTTCGAGATTATCAGGGCAGACGACGATATAGAGCTTTCAAACGAATTTGATTTAATTGCCCGTCCTGCTACGTAA
- a CDS encoding NucA/NucB deoxyribonuclease domain-containing protein — MLTIARDAASTNRDASIGGIPKVTGKQLDEYPPAMFKEGGAGASVRPINPRDNMAAGACIGNACRGLANGDKVRIKVTD, encoded by the coding sequence ATTCTAACTATTGCTCGTGATGCAGCATCTACTAACAGGGATGCATCAATCGGCGGAATACCCAAAGTCACCGGCAAACAATTAGATGAGTATCCTCCGGCGATGTTTAAAGAGGGAGGAGCTGGCGCAAGTGTAAGACCAATTAATCCAAGGGACAATATGGCAGCAGGGGCATGTATTGGGAATGCTTGTCGTGGGCTCGCAAATGGAGATAAAGTTAGAATTAAGGTAACCGACTAA
- a CDS encoding RHS repeat-associated core domain-containing protein, with translation MDAGGHVSQYQYDAAGNLTQITDPDNYTLGFDYDAVNRWTKAYDKAGHNVSRKLDAAGRVKSVTDPNGNSTVYSYWNATQDGRLKSVTQPKIASYTLGQIRQFDYDALGQVVKTTDTPAAGATEATRDTLKHYDALGRLIRVAGPAYVDQNPGSATFNQTIRPLTRYIYDNLGNLKEIKAGQTTADGGTAIDANTGASSSDTVATQVSYSYDDFGRKLSETDALGQVTSFSYDLNNNVKTVQTPGANGHTLTYVWDYGHQLLSVTAEDGRKIDYTRNPLGQTTRAETWSPTPGSQLQVAYDYAYDAAHRLQQVTDSRGQKTLDYAWSPGGQLDSLQDNDGRGSYYLYDEVGRLISLWAPNFDHYTFDYDNGGRLIEARYPNGIDQTLTWNSDNSLSQVAHKNAATVIQQSQYSYDGLGRRKTNQEALSGQATLGYTYSYDALDRLTQVQNGTAAQTQSFSHDVYGNRVQKQLGVPATSTTAYKHNAAQQLTEVRQTNLSGSLLEAYLYDQNGQQTKKCSGGTVTRASDTACTGTTQNQSQYDSFNRLNQLQVNAVTTGSFKYDDQGRRIQKTEGATTTNYHYDDQNIHAEYPNTGWTTASAVYVQAGQDHPLARLTGNVNLPTATAQYYHQDGLDSVLATTNATKVVTATQRFDAYGSKIGGTGTVPQYGYTGREPDVSGLIYYRARYYDPNQTRFTQRDPLGYADGINRYAYVGNNPVNFNDPNGLFANKVSNAWTAGASYYNTASNIASQIGWGCAGQFGLDILASSEVPVVSQAAGLGAASIYAYQGDAFGTSTSLAGMFPVAGIIGDAARIGRWADKGVDLARQADNIPVQNIAKEIPISRAKYGEAADHIADAQNAGHPVF, from the coding sequence TTGGACGCCGGCGGCCACGTCAGTCAATACCAATACGATGCCGCCGGCAACCTCACCCAAATCACCGACCCGGACAACTACACGCTGGGTTTTGATTACGACGCCGTCAACCGCTGGACCAAAGCCTACGACAAAGCCGGGCACAACGTCAGCCGCAAACTGGACGCGGCGGGCCGGGTCAAATCCGTCACCGACCCCAACGGCAATAGCACCGTCTACAGCTACTGGAATGCCACGCAAGACGGCCGCCTGAAAAGCGTCACCCAGCCCAAGATCGCCAGCTATACTCTGGGGCAAATCCGCCAGTTTGACTACGATGCGCTGGGCCAGGTCGTCAAAACCACCGACACCCCGGCAGCGGGTGCCACCGAAGCCACCCGCGATACCCTGAAACATTACGACGCGCTGGGCAGGTTAATCCGCGTCGCTGGACCCGCTTATGTCGACCAAAATCCCGGCAGCGCAACTTTCAATCAAACCATCCGGCCGCTGACCCGCTACATCTACGACAACCTCGGCAATCTGAAGGAAATCAAAGCCGGCCAGACCACTGCTGACGGCGGCACCGCCATCGACGCCAACACCGGCGCGAGCAGCAGCGACACCGTCGCCACCCAGGTCAGTTACAGCTACGACGACTTTGGCCGCAAACTCAGCGAAACCGACGCCCTGGGCCAGGTCACCAGCTTCAGCTACGACCTGAACAACAACGTCAAGACTGTGCAAACGCCAGGCGCCAACGGCCACACCCTGACGTACGTCTGGGACTACGGCCATCAACTACTCAGCGTCACCGCCGAAGACGGTAGAAAGATCGACTATACCCGCAACCCGTTAGGGCAAACCACCCGCGCCGAAACCTGGAGCCCGACGCCAGGCAGCCAGCTCCAGGTGGCCTACGACTATGCGTATGACGCCGCCCACCGTCTGCAACAGGTCACCGACAGCCGAGGCCAAAAAACCCTCGACTACGCCTGGAGCCCCGGCGGCCAGCTGGACAGCCTACAAGACAACGACGGACGCGGCAGCTACTACCTGTATGACGAAGTGGGCCGGCTCATCAGCCTGTGGGCGCCTAACTTCGACCATTACACCTTCGATTACGACAACGGCGGTAGGCTGATCGAAGCCCGTTATCCCAACGGCATCGATCAAACCCTGACCTGGAACAGCGATAACAGCCTCAGCCAGGTCGCCCATAAGAACGCCGCCACCGTCATCCAACAAAGCCAATACAGCTACGACGGCCTGGGCAGACGGAAAACCAACCAGGAAGCCCTCAGCGGCCAAGCCACCCTCGGCTACACCTACAGCTACGACGCTCTCGACAGGTTGACGCAAGTCCAAAACGGCACCGCCGCGCAAACTCAAAGCTTCAGCCACGACGTTTACGGCAACCGGGTGCAAAAGCAACTCGGCGTCCCGGCCACCAGCACCACCGCCTACAAACACAACGCCGCCCAGCAACTGACCGAAGTACGGCAAACCAACCTCAGCGGCAGCTTGCTGGAAGCCTACCTGTACGATCAAAACGGCCAGCAAACCAAGAAATGCAGCGGCGGAACGGTCACCCGAGCCAGCGACACCGCTTGCACCGGCACCACCCAAAACCAATCCCAATACGATAGCTTCAATCGACTCAATCAATTACAAGTCAACGCGGTCACCACCGGCAGCTTCAAATACGACGACCAAGGCCGCCGTATCCAGAAAACCGAAGGCGCTACCACCACCAACTACCATTACGATGACCAAAATATACACGCCGAATACCCCAACACCGGCTGGACGACAGCAAGTGCCGTCTATGTGCAAGCCGGCCAAGACCACCCGCTGGCAAGGCTGACCGGCAACGTCAACCTACCGACAGCGACGGCCCAGTACTACCACCAGGATGGCCTGGACTCCGTCCTCGCCACCACCAACGCTACCAAGGTCGTCACCGCCACGCAAAGGTTCGACGCTTACGGCAGCAAGATCGGAGGTACCGGCACCGTTCCGCAATACGGCTACACCGGACGGGAGCCGGATGTCAGCGGGCTGATCTACTACCGGGCCCGGTATTACGATCCGAATCAGACTAGGTTTACCCAACGTGATCCGTTGGGGTATGCGGATGGGATCAATCGCTATGCTTACGTTGGCAATAATCCGGTTAACTTCAATGATCCGAATGGTTTGTTTGCGAATAAGGTTTCCAACGCTTGGACTGCTGGAGCGAGTTACTACAACACTGCCAGCAATATTGCCAGCCAGATTGGTTGGGGCTGTGCAGGACAATTTGGACTGGATATATTAGCGTCCTCCGAAGTGCCAGTTGTCTCGCAAGCCGCCGGACTGGGTGCGGCCAGTATTTACGCCTATCAGGGTGATGCCTTCGGCACCTCCACCTCTCTAGCCGGCATGTTTCCGGTGGCCGGCATCATCGGCGATGCCGCCAGGATAGGACGCTGGGCTGATAAAGGGGTTGATTTGGCTAGGCAGGCTGATAATATTCCTGTACAAAACATAGCGAAGGAAATACCTATTTCTCGTGCGAAATATGGTGAAGCAGCGGACCATATTGCCGATGCGCAGAACGCTGGTCATCCCGTATTCTAA